The window GGCTTCTTCCGGAAGAAGGTGACGGTCTCAGCGGCGTTCACCGCCACGCCCAGCACGGCCGCGCTGGTGCCGTTGATGCCGCTCGGCAGGTCCACCGCGAGCACCGGCGCACCGTTGCCGTTGATCGCCTCGATCATCTCACGGGCCTCGCCCTCGACGGGACGGCTGAGGCCCGCGCCGAACAGCGCATCGACGATCAGCGCCGGTCGCCCGATCGCCTGCGGGTTGAAAGGAAGCACCGGGTGCTTCCAGCCCCGCGCGGCCGAGGCCGCATCGCCCTGGAGCTGGTCGCGCTCGCACATCAGGATCACCGAGACCTCGCGGCCTTGCGCGGCGAGCTCGGCGGCTGCGACAAAACCGTCCCCGCCGTTATTGCCCGGGCCGGCCACGATCAGGATCGGCCCCTCCTCCACCAGCGCGTGGGCGGCCTCGGCGACCGCCTGGCCGGCGCTGAGCATCAGCTTGAAGCCGGGGGTGCCTGCCGCAATGCTGAGCTGGTCGGCGCGCTGCATTTCGGCGTTGGTCAGAACTTCCATGCCACTTCCCTGTCCAAAAGCCTTTTCAAGAGGCACGTTCCGCACCAGACCATCCGACGGAACGACGATCTGCACAGATATTGAACCGTTTGCCTATTTCGTAGTCTGCGGTATTTTGTGCGGGTCGGCGCCACCTATCAGAGCTGCACGTTAAAAGGCTGATAACGCTCCAATAATCAGGGCATTTGCAACTTGGCATAGACCCTGCTTTCGCGGAAGTCGCTTCGGTTCGTCGTGCTCACTGGCATTTATCAGGGCGTGGCCGGCCGTTGTTGCCGGACTGGTCAGGGATCCCGGCATAGCGAAGACAAGATCGTGCGTTAAGAAAAGCGCATCCTGACGAAGACGTTGCTATTTGTTCGAAAGGCCGGGAGGCGCGCAGTGAAGAAAATCGAAGCCATCATCAAGCCATTCAAGCTCGACGAGGTGAAGGAAGCGCTTCAGGAAGTCGGCCTTCAGGGCATCACCGTCACCGAAGCCAAGGGCTTCGGCCGGCAGAAGGGTCACGCCGAGCTATACCGCGGCGCAGAATACATCGTCGACTTCCTGCCCAAGGTGAAGATCGAGATCGTGATCGGCGACGATCTGGTCGAGCGCGCGATCGACGCAATCCGCCGCGCCGCGCAAACCGGGCGCATCGGCGACGGCAAGATCTTCGTCTCCAATATCGAAGAGGCGATCCGCATCCGAACCGGCGAATCCGGGCTGGACGCTATCTGAGCCGGGTGCTATCCCGCATTTTGCGACATTCTGACAAGAAATAGGCTGCTTCGGCGGCCTCATTTTGTTTGTGCCTCGCGCGCCTCAAGAAGCGTGAACACGGTCGCTCGAAGTTTGGAAACCGACCCGCAGAGCCAAAAGGGGTATGCATGAAGACCGCCAAAGACGTCCTGAAATCGATCAAGGACAACGACGTCAAATACGTCGACCTGCGCTTCACCGATCCGCGCGGCAAGTGGCAGCACGTCACCTTCGACATCAGCATGATCGATGAGGACATTTTCGCCGAAGGAACGATGTTCGACGGCTCGTCGATCGCCGGCTGGAAGGCGATCAACGAGTCCGACATGTGCCTGATGCCCGATCCGGTGACCGCGACGATCGATCCGTTCTTCGCCGAGACCACCATGGTCATTACCTGCGACGTGCTCGAGCCGACCACTGGCGAGCCCTACAACCGCGACCCCCGCGGCATCGCCAAGAAGGCCGAGGCGATGGTGAAGTCGATGGGCGTGGGCGACACCGTGTTCGTCGGCCCCGAAGCCGAGTTCTTCGTGTTCGACGATGTGCGCTTCTCCGCCAACCCCTACAGCACCGGCTTCCGCCTCGACTCCTCGGAGCTGCCGACCAACTCCGACACCGAATATGAAGGCGGCAATCTCGGCCATCGTGTCCGTACCAAGGGCGGCTACTTCCCGGTGCCGCCGCAGGATTCCGTGCAGGACATGCGCTCGGAGATGCTCGGCGCCATGGCCAAGATGGGCGTGAAGGTCGAGAAGCACCATCACGAGGTCGCTTCCGCCCAGCACGAGCTCGGCATGAAGTTCGACACGCTGACGCTGATGGCCGACCACATGCAGATCTACAAATACTGCATCCACCAGGTCGCACACATCTACGGCAAGAGCGCCACCTTCATGCCGAAGCCGGTCTTCGGCGACAATGGCTCGGGCATGCACGTGCACCAGTCGATCTGGAAGGACGGCAAGCCGGTGTTCGCCGGCAACAAATACGCCGACCTGTCGGAGACCTGCCTCCACTACATCGGCGGCATCATCAAGCACGCCAAGGCGATCAACGCCTTCACCAACCCGTCGACCAACTCCTACAAGCGTCTGGTCCCGGGCTACGAGGCTCCCGTGCTGCTCGCCTATTCCGCGCGCAACCGCTCGGCCTCCTGCCGCATCCCCTACACCGCTTCGCCGAAGGCCAAGCGCGTCGAGGTGCGCTTCCCCGATCCGCTCGCCAATCCCTATCTCGGCTTCGCCGCGATGCTGATGGCGGGCCTCGACGGCATCAAGAACAAGATCGATCCGGGTCCGGCGATGGACAAGGACCTCTACGATCTGCCGAAGGAAGAGCTGAAGCAGATCCCGACGGTCTGCGGCAGCTTGCGCGAGGCGCTGGAAAACCTCGATAAGGACCGCGGCTTCCTGAAGAACGGCGGCGTGTTCGACGACGACTTCATCGACGCCTATATCGAGCTGAAGATGACCGAAGTCGCCCGCTTCGAAATGACCCCGCATCCGGTCGAATTCGAAATGTACTATTCGGGCTAAGCGACCCGAACGACCGCGACACACGAAAGGCGCCCCTCGGGGCGCCTTTTTTTGTGGTCATCGAGTTTCGTTCTGCGTCTGACTTCACTTCGTTCTCATAGAACGAATCGGAATCGAGAAAACCGCGCGCACCAATTCTTGATATCTGGTTTATTGCGCCCGAGAGATCGCAAGCGCTGTCGGTAATTCGTAGGATGCGTTCAGCGCCGCGAAATCCATCCTGGGCACTAGTTCTCGTGCCCGTTTGCGAAAATCGCCAATCCTCCGCCGCCGGTCGCAACGATCGATAGCCTCGGAATGCCGATGTTCCATCCCTCATAGCCAGAGGACACGTTGAGAATTTCCAAGAGGACATTGCCAGAAAACCAGATCGACAGGTCTCCTGTGTCCGAGCGGATTGCAACCCGCTCGATGGGCTTCTCTCCGAGAAGACTTAACGCTACTTTCTCGCCATCGAGCGGAGCCGCCAGACCAAACTGATGACCATCATCGCTGCTTGCGAAAGCAATTCCGTTCGCGTGGATAATCCGCCACGGACATTCGGCGCTCAGCCCTGAAGCGACAGCATCCCCGAAACTGAAATTCCAATCGAACTCTCGGCCCGTCACCCTTACGAGATGGCGCCCCCCAAAATGAGCAGTTAGGCTCTCACCGACATCCATCCCAATCTCCGTGACGTCCGACGCTCAGGTCCGCGCAGCACGATGGGTTTCGCTTCGGTCGCCCATCCTACGCGGACCAATCTGCCCCAACAGTCATACGGCCTCCTCACTGTCGGGAAAATTCACGCCGATCTTTCTCACCACTGGCGCAAACTTCAGGAGAGCCGCGCTCTCGGAGGTCGCCTCCACGCCGTCACCCGACAGCGAGTGGATTTGCTTCGCAGCGCTCACGATGACGATGGTTGTAGGCCTCGGTGCAGCCCCGCAGCCCCGCAGCTACGCCGCCGCGCGCTGCTTCGCCACCATGGCCTGACCGAACGCCTCGAACAGTTTTCGGTTGATCGGATTGTGCTGCGGGTCGTATTCGGCGTGCCATTGCACGCCGAGCGCAAAGGCCTTGGCTTCCGCGATGCGGATCGCCTCGATGGTGCCGTCCTCGGCAATGCCCTCGATCAGCACGCGCTTGCCGGGATCGAGGATGCCCTGGCCGTGCAGCGAATTGACCCTGATCTTGTTACAGCCGAGCAATTCTGCGAACGCGCCGCCCGGCGTCAGATCGACGTCGTGACGATCGGCGAACACCACTGTCGGATCGGGGTGGATCTCACCGTTCTCGAGCCTCGGCATGCGATGGTTCATGCGGCCCGGGATTTCGCGGATCTCGGGATGCAGCGAGCCGCCGAAGGCGACGTTCATCTCCTGGAGGCCCCGGCAGATGCCGAACAGCGGGATACCGCGGGCAACGCAGGCGACCGAGAGCGCCAGCGCCACCTCGTCGCGGTGGATGTCGTAGGGCTCGTGTGCCTCGCACGGATCGACGTTGAAACGGGTCGGGTGGACGTTGGCCCGGGCGCCGGTGAGCACGATGCCGTCGACGGTATCGAGCAGCGCGCCGATATCCGTGATGTCGGGCGACCCCGCGAACATCACCGGCAGGCCGCCGGAAACCTCGGCCACGGCGCGCAGATTACGCTCGCCGACCATCTGGACCTGAAATCGATTTTCAACGCGATGGGCGTTCCCGATCACGCCGACGACCGGCTTTCTCATCTCCCGTTCAGACCTCTCGCCGAAGACGATTCTCCAAACATGCCCTTGGGATGGAACAAATTCAACAGAAGGGTACGCGGGACGGCAATGCTATTTTCGCGCAAATGCCTCCCGGGCCTCGATCGCGCCGCCGAGGGGCAGGCCGGCGGCCTTCAGCGCGGTCGCCGCCGCGTCTCCCGGCGCGGCCAGCCAGGGCAGTTTCCTCTCGATTCCGCGCGTCACGGACTCCCCGAGCACGCCACCGAAATCGATCGGCCAAAGCCCGTTGGGCACGATTTCGGCGGTAAGGCCACGGAGTGCATAGCCGTCGCCCAGGACCGCCTCCGCATGGTCGCCGGCGACAAGGCGCGCGGTCGCAGGGTCGATGGGATCGCCAAAGCTCACCAGCACGGGCATCAGGTCCCCCTGCACCGCGACGACGCCGGTCTGCCGGTTGAGCTCGTTGAACGAGACGCGGTTGCCGCGCGCGGCGCCATAAGCGCGGAGCGCGACATAGTTGATGTCGTCGAGATCGAGCTTCGCGCCGTGCTGATGCGCCAGCAATGCCACCACATTCTTTCCCCGGCCGAGGTCGACGAACACAGCCTCGCCGCGCATCGTGGTGCGGCCGCCCCGGCTATAGCCGCGATCGGGGACGACGGACAGAATGCCCGACCCGGTCTTGATCCCGTCAGGCGTCGTCACCTCGACCGCGAGGCGATATTTG of the Bradyrhizobium sp. WSM1417 genome contains:
- a CDS encoding P-II family nitrogen regulator, whose product is MKKIEAIIKPFKLDEVKEALQEVGLQGITVTEAKGFGRQKGHAELYRGAEYIVDFLPKVKIEIVIGDDLVERAIDAIRRAAQTGRIGDGKIFVSNIEEAIRIRTGESGLDAI
- the glnA gene encoding type I glutamate--ammonia ligase, which encodes MKTAKDVLKSIKDNDVKYVDLRFTDPRGKWQHVTFDISMIDEDIFAEGTMFDGSSIAGWKAINESDMCLMPDPVTATIDPFFAETTMVITCDVLEPTTGEPYNRDPRGIAKKAEAMVKSMGVGDTVFVGPEAEFFVFDDVRFSANPYSTGFRLDSSELPTNSDTEYEGGNLGHRVRTKGGYFPVPPQDSVQDMRSEMLGAMAKMGVKVEKHHHEVASAQHELGMKFDTLTLMADHMQIYKYCIHQVAHIYGKSATFMPKPVFGDNGSGMHVHQSIWKDGKPVFAGNKYADLSETCLHYIGGIIKHAKAINAFTNPSTNSYKRLVPGYEAPVLLAYSARNRSASCRIPYTASPKAKRVEVRFPDPLANPYLGFAAMLMAGLDGIKNKIDPGPAMDKDLYDLPKEELKQIPTVCGSLREALENLDKDRGFLKNGGVFDDDFIDAYIELKMTEVARFEMTPHPVEFEMYYSG
- a CDS encoding gamma-glutamyl-gamma-aminobutyrate hydrolase family protein, with the translated sequence MRKPVVGVIGNAHRVENRFQVQMVGERNLRAVAEVSGGLPVMFAGSPDITDIGALLDTVDGIVLTGARANVHPTRFNVDPCEAHEPYDIHRDEVALALSVACVARGIPLFGICRGLQEMNVAFGGSLHPEIREIPGRMNHRMPRLENGEIHPDPTVVFADRHDVDLTPGGAFAELLGCNKIRVNSLHGQGILDPGKRVLIEGIAEDGTIEAIRIAEAKAFALGVQWHAEYDPQHNPINRKLFEAFGQAMVAKQRAAA